The following proteins come from a genomic window of Sorghum bicolor cultivar BTx623 chromosome 3, Sorghum_bicolor_NCBIv3, whole genome shotgun sequence:
- the LOC110433862 gene encoding uncharacterized protein LOC110433862: KSAFLNGYINELVYVEQPPGFEDPRYPKHVYRLSKALYGLKQAPRAWYERLRDFLIEKGFKIGKVDTTLFTKKMNGEIFICQVYVDDIIFGSTNEDFCKEFGDLMSKEFEMSMIGELSFFLGFQVKQMKEGVFISQEKYTQDLLKRFKMMDCKPIKTPMASNGHLDLDEGGNPIDKTLYRSMIGSLLYLTASRPDIMFSVCMCARYQAMPMESHLIAVKRILRYLKYTPCLGLWYPKGARFQLVGYSDSDYAGCRIDRKSTSGGCHFLGRSLVSWMSKKQNSVALSTAEAEYIGAGACCAQILYMKQTLLDYGVVLDKVPLLCDNESAVKLANNPVQHTRTKHID; this comes from the coding sequence aaaagtgcttttttaaatggttatattaatgagcttgtctatgttgagcaaccccccggttttgaagatcctaggtaccccaagcatgtctaccggttgtccaaggctctctatggtctcaagcaagctcctagagcttggtatgagaggcttagggacttcctcattgagaagggcttcaagattgggaaagttgacacaacactcttcaccaagaaaatgaatggggaaatcttcatatgccaagtttatgttgatgatattatttttggctctactaatgaagatttttgcaaggaatttggtgatttgatgtccaaggagtttgagatgtccatgattggcgagctatccttcttcctaggatttcaagtcaagcaaatgaaggaaggggtcttcatctctcaagagaagtacactcaagatcttctcaagaggttcaagatgatggattgcaagccaatcaagactcccatggcatcaaatgggcatctcgacttggatgagggaggtaaccctattgacaagactctctatcgctccatgataggaagtctactctacctcaccgcatctaggcccgatataatgtttagtgtgtgtatgtgtgcaagatatcaagcaatgcctatggaatctcacttgattgcggtcaaaagaattcttaggtatctaaaatacacaccttgcctaggcttgtggtatcccaaaggtgcaagattccaacttgtaggctattccgattcggattatgccgggtgccggattgatagaaaaagcacatccggagggtgccacttcctaggtagatcacttgtctcttggatgtcaaagaaacaaaatagtgttgctttgtcaacggccgaggcggaatacataggcgccggtgcttgttgtgcacaaatactctacatgaaacaaactttgctagactatggtgtagtactagacaaagtacctttgttgtgtgacaacgaaagtgccgtaaaacttgcaaacaacccggttcaacacacccgcacaaaacatattgac